The following is a genomic window from Dermatophilaceae bacterium Soc4.6.
CATCGTGCCGGAGGTCGTCGGCGACCCGACCTCGACGCCGATGAGCGACGACCTCCCGCCGCCCTAGACCGGGCAGGCGTCGTCGGCGCAGGCCAACAACGTGACGGTGGTCGCGCCGGTAGGGCCGGGAGCGGAGCGCGCCGACGTGCGCCGGAGCAGGAGCAGCTGCGCTGGGTGTCGGTCCGCGGCAACGGCGGACACGGCGGGAACGGCTGCGATACGTTCCCGACGTGACCGAGACGACTGCCTCCACCGCCCCCGCCGACCCGTCTGCCGCCACCACCCGTGCCTCGACCGCGGTCGACGCCGTCGCCGACGCCTACTTCGACGCCGTGGTGGCCCTGAGCCCCATCGCCGCGACCACCTTCGGCATCCCGGGCCACGACGAGGAGATCGACGACTTCTCGCCGGCCGGGCAGGAAGCCCGCTCGCACCTGCGGCAGGCGACGCTCCAGCAGCTCGACCTCGCCACGCCGGTCGACGACATCGACCGCGTGACGGTCGCGGCCATGCGCGAGCGCCTCGGCCTCGCCGAGGAGCTGCACGCCGCCGGGGTGGAGGCCATGTCGCTCAACGTCCTCGCGTCGCCCCTGCAGGAGATCCGCGACGTCTTCGACCTGATGCCCCAGGACGGAGACGCTGCGTGGGTCACCATCGCCGCGCGCCTGCTCTCGGTGCCGGGCGCCGTCGCCGGCTACCGCGAGTCGCTCGCCGCCGCCAAGGCCCGGGGCCTGGTGACCCCCGTCCGCCAGGTCGAGGCCTGCCTCGCGCAGGTCGCCGAGCTGGTCGGTGCCGACGGGTGGTTCGCCCGGCAGCCCACGATGGCCGTGGCCGGCGGTGCGAGGTCCACCACCGCGGAGGCGGTCAGGGTCGCGGCTGCCTCGTCGGCGGCGGCATACGACGAGCTGGGGGTGTTCCTGCGCGACGAGCTACTGCCCGCCGCTCCGGCCTCCGACGCCTGCGGCATCGAGCGCTACCGGCTGGTGTCGCGGCACTTCGTGGGGGCGCAGGTCGACCTCGAGGAGACCTACCGCTGGGGGCAGGAGGAGGTCGCCACGCTCGACGCCGCGATGCGCGAGGTCGCCGACCGGGTCCGCCCCGGCGCCAGCATCCAGGAGGCCATCGGGCTGCTCAACGCCGACCCGGCCTACCGCCTCGAGGGCAAGCCGGCCCTCAGGGCCTGGATGCAGACCACGGCCGACCGGGCCATCGCCGACCTCGCCGACACGCACTTCGACATCCCCGAGCCCGTGCGCACCATCGAGGGGATGATCGCACCGACCGACACCGGCGGCATCTACTACACCGGCCCGAGCGACGACTTCAGCCGGCCGGGGCGGATGTGGTGGTCGGTGCCGAGGGGCGAGACCTCGTTCGGCACGTGGAAGGAGCTCACGACCGTCTACCACGAGGGCGTCCCCGGCCACCACCTCCAGGTCGCCCAGACCATCTACCGCTCCGCGCTGCTCAACAGGTGGCGGCGGCTCGAGTGCTGGATCTCGGGTCACGGCGAGGGCTGGGCGCTCTACGCCGAGCGGCTGATGGCCGAGCTGGGCTACCTCGACGACCCGGGCAACCGGATGGGCTGGCTCGACGGGCAGTCGCTGCGCGCCGCCCGCGTCGTCATCGACATCGGCGTCCACTGCGGCTTCGAGGCGCCTGCCGAGGTCGGCGGCGGCGACTGGACCTACGACAAGGCCTGGGCCTACCTGCAGGCGCACGCCAACCAGGGCGAGGCCTGGCTGCGCTTCGAGCTCGACCGCTACCTCGGCTGGCCCGGGCAGGCGCCGTCCTACAAGATCGGCGAGCGCCTCTGGCTGCAGCTGCGCGACGAGGTCCGCACCCGCGAGGGAGACGCCTTCGACCCCAAGGCCTTCCACCGCCGGGCCCTCGACGTCGGCAGCGTCGGGCTCGAGACGCTGCGGGAGGCGGTGCTGGGCGAGATCTGAGGGCCGGCCCGAGCGGTCACCGACCCCACGGTCTGTCGAGGGGGCACCTCGCGCCGCAGCTCGGCACCGGGGCCAGCGTCATCACCTACCGCATCCAGCCGAGGGAGCGCCGAGGCCTGGCCGTCCGCCACCGCAACCGCGGTTCACGTGGCGTCGGTGCGCCGGCACCTCATGGACCACGTGCCGAGGTCGGCACCGCCCGCCGTGGCCCAGGTCTTCAGTGGCATCCACCGCGCCCAGCACGAAGCCTGACGAGCCGGGGCGTCACACTCGGCTGACACACTGACCCCGTGGAACCCGCCCTCGTCCTGCTCGCCCTCGCGGCGACCGTCATCGTCGTGGCCGCTGGAGCCCGGCGGTTCGAGCTGTCGGCCCCGTTGGTCCTGACCGGCGTCGGGATCCTGGCCTCGTTCGTGCCGTGGGTGCCCGAGATCGAGGTCGGCCCCGAGGTCATCCTCTTCGGCATCCTGCCGCCCCTGCTGTATGCCGCGTCGATCCGCACGTCGTTGGTGGACCTGGGCGAGAACAAGCGGGTCATCGGCCTGCTCTCGGTCGGTCTCGTGGTCTTCACCGCCTTCGGCGTCGCGCTGGTGAGCTGGCGCCTGCTGGACGTGCCCTTCGCCGCGGCCCTGGCCCTCGGGGGCATCGTCGCCCCGCCCGACGCCGTGGCGGCGACGGCGGTCGCGCGGCGCATCGGGCTCCCCCGGCGCATCGTCACGATCCTCGAGGGTGAGTCGCTCTTCAACGACGCGACGGCCCTGGTCACGGTGCGGGCCGCGATCCTGGGCATCGCCGGCTCGGTCAGCCTCGCGGAGGTGGGCGGCGACTTCCTGGTCGCCGCGGTCGGTGGCATCGCCATCGGGCTGGTCGTCGCCTACGCCCTCGCCTGGGTCCGCCGCCGGATCACCGACACGACCACCGACGTGGCCCTGTCCTTCATGATCCCGTGGATCGCCTACCTGCCCGCCGAGTCGGTGCACGCCTCGGGCGTGCTGGCGGTCGTGGTCGCGGGGATCCTGCTCGGGCACAAGGCGCCTCTCGTGCAGACCGCGCAGTCGCGCACAGCCGAGCGGCTCAACTGGACGACCATCCAGTACCTCCTCGAGAACGCGGTCTTCCTGCTCATCGGCCTGCAGAGCCACGCCATCATCGTGGCCGTCGCCGACTCGACCCTCGGCCTGGGCCGCTCGGTGCTGCTGGCCCTGCTCGTGCTGGTCACGGTCATGCTGCTGCGCCCCGTCTGGATCCTGTCGGTCAGCGTGTTGCTGCGGCTCACCTCGACCGGCGCCCGTCGCGGCTCCTTCAAGGCCGGGCTGATCCTGTCGTGGGCGGGGATGCGCGGGGTGGTGACGCTGGCCGCGGCCTTCCTCCTGCCGTCGACCACACCGCACCGCGAGCTGCTGGTCTTCATCGCCCTCGTCGTCACCGTCGGCACCCTGTCGATCCAGGGGCTGACGCTTCCCCTGCTCGCCCGGGCGCTCGGCGTCTACGGGCCGGACCCGCGCGAGGACGCCCTCCAGGCGGCCACGGTCATCCAGAAGGCGGTGGCCCGTGGGCAGGCCGCCCTCGACGAGTGCATCGACCCCACCACCCCCGACGAGATCGTCGACCAGCTGCGCACCCAGGGGCGCCGCCGCACCGACCTCGCGTGGGAACGGCTCGGGGTCGACCGCGAGGACGAGCCCAGCCCCAACGAGACCTATCGCCGGCTGCGGCGCACCATGCTCGTCGCCGAGCGCGAGGAGGTGCTCGACCTGCGCGGCACCGGCACCATCGACCACGAGGTGCTCGACGAGGTGATGCGCAGCCTCGACCTCGAGGAGTCGATGCTCGCCGGCAGCGAGGCCCGTGACGAGCGGCTCCAGGACCGCACGATCCTCACGCCGGAGCCCCAACGAGGCGACTGCGAGCACCTGGCGCAGGCCACCAGTCGGGTCGGGCCGAAGCACCCCGACCGCTGCGAGGACTGCCTGCGCGAGGGACTGCAGCCGGTGCACCTGCGGATGTGCCTGGCCTGCGGCAACGTCGCCTGCTGCGACTCCTCGATCGGGCGCCACGCCGAGCGGCACTTCCACCAGGAGGGCCACCCGGTCATGCGCAGCATCGAGCCGGGCGAGGCCTGGCGCTGGTGCTACGCCGACGAGCTGCTGGGCTAGCGGTCAGGACCTCCTGCTCTCGCCTCCGTCCCCGACCGAGACATAGGGTGGGAGGGCGTCCCGCCGTACGGCAGGCTGCGCTTACTCATCGACGAGAGGCTCCTCGTGACCAACCTGGCCACCAACCTGACCACGACGGCCCAGGAGCACGGCGACCGTCCGGCGGTGCGCCTCGATGACACGACGCTCACCTACACGCAGCTGCAGGACGCGGCCCGACGGGTGACCGCCCTGCTGGTCGACCGCGGCATCGAGCCGGGAGACCGGGTCGGGCTCGTCCTGCCCAACGTGCCGGGCTACCCCATCGCCTTCTACGGCGCGCTGGCCACTGGCGCGGTCGTCGTGCCGATGAACCCCCTGCTCAAGGCCCGCGAGGTGCAGTACTACCTCGAGGACTCCGGAGCCAAGCTCATCTTCGCGTGGGAGGACATGGCGACCGAGGCGGCCGCGGCCGCGCAGACCGTGGGCATCGAGTGCATCACGGTGGGGCTGCACCAGTTCACCGAGCTGCTGGCCGACTGGGAGCCCGACGAGCGGATGGTCGAGCGCGACGACGAGGACACCGTCGTGCTGCTCTACACCTCGGGCACGACCGGGCAGCCCAAGGGCGCGGAGCTGACCCACGCCAACATGCGCAGCAACGCTGCGGTGACCCGCGACACCCTCGTGGAGCTGACGCCCGACGACGTCGTCATGGGCTGCCTGCCGCTGTTCCACTGCTTCGGCCTGACCTGCGGGCTCAACGCCGCCGTGCTCGCCGGAGCCTGCCTGACCCTCATCCCCCGCTTCGACGCGGGCAAGGCGCTCGAGGTCGTGGGCCGCGACCGGGTCACCGTCTTCGAGGGGGTGCCCACCATGTATGCCGGCATGCTCCACTCCGACGGTGCGTCGACCGCCGACATGGCAAGCCTGCGGACCTGCATCTCGGGAGGGTCGGCGATGCCCGTCGAGGTGATGCGCCGCTTCGAGGAGGCCTTTGGCTGCATCGTGCTCGAGGGCTACGGACTGTCGGAGACCTCGCCGGTCGCGTCATTCAACCGCCCCGACATCGAGCGCCGGCCCGGCTCGATCGGGGTGCCCGTGCGCGGGGTCGAGATGAAGCTGATCGACGACGACGGCAACGACGTCACCGGCGGGACGCCCGAGTCCGTCGGCGAGATCGCGATCAAGGGTGAGAACGTGATGCGCGGCTACTGGGGCCGCGAGGAGGCCACGGCCGAGGCGATCGTCGACGGGTGGTTCCGCTCCGGCGACATGGCCCGCACCGACGAGGACGGCTACTTCTACATCGTCGACCGCAAGAAGGACCTCATCATCCGCGGGGGCTACAACGTCTACCCGCGCGAGGTCGAGGAGGCGATCTACGAGCACGAGTCGGTGGCCGAGGTCGCCGTCGTCGGCGTCCCCCACGACAGCCTCGGTGAGGAGGTCGCGGCCGCGGTGACCCTCAAGGAGGGGCACCAGGTCACGCCCGACGAGATCAAGGCCTTCGCCAAGGAGCGGCTGGCGGCCTACAAGTACCCCCGTCACGTCTGGCTGGTCGACGCCCTGCCCAAGGGGCCGACGGGCAAGATCCTGCGTCGTGAGGTCTCGGCGCCAGCGTCCGAGACGCCGTCCGACGCGCCGTCCGGGACCACGGTATGAGTGCGGCGACCCGAGACGAGCGGGCCGGTGCGACGGATCAGGACCCGGACGACGACGGGGCCGTCTCGGCGGCTCTGTCCACCCCGCTCGACATGCTGCTGACCGACGCGGCCAGCAGCCCGGTGCGGCGTTTCGTGCCCGGCCTGTCGGCGCTGAAGCTGGGTGCGGGCCTGGTCCGCCACCCTCGGGCGGTCGCGAAGCGGTCGCTGACCCTCGGCACCGAGCTCGCCCGGATCGGCCGGGGCGCCTCGCGCCTGGCCCCCACCGCGAAGGACCGGCGGTTCGCCGAGGAGGCGTGGTCGCGCAACCCGCTCTTCAAGCGCGGGATGCAGAGCTACCTCGCGGTGGGCGAGGCGGCGCGCGGCCTGGTCCAGGACGCCGGCCTGGGCTGGACCGACCGCGAGAAGATGGGCTTCATCGTCGACAACCTCGTCGAGGCGGCGGCCCCCACCAACAACCCGCTGCTCAACCCGAAGGTGCTCAAGCGCACCCTCGACACCGGCGGGGGCAACCTGCTGGAGGGCTCGCGGCGGCTGGTCCGTGACTTCGCGACGCCGCCACGGGTGCCGTCCATGGTGGAGGCCGACGCGTTCTCCGTGGGGGACGACCTGGCCGTCACCCCGGGCCAGGTCGTGCTCCGCACCAGCGTCTTCGAGCTGATCCAGTACACCCCGTCGACGCCGATGGTCCACCAGGTGCCGCTGCTGATCGTGCCGCCGACGATCAACAAGTACTACATCATCGACCTCGCCCCGCAGCGCAGCCTGGTCGAGCACCTGGTCGCCAGCGGGCAGCAGGTCTTCTGCATCTCGTGGCGCAATCCTGATGTGCGGCACGCCGACTGGGGACTCGACACCTTCGGCGAAGCCATCCTCGAGGCCATGACCGCGTGCGAGGAGATCACCAAGCAGGACCGCACCTCGGTGCTCGGCATCTGCTCCGGCGGCATGATCTCGTCGATGCTCCTGGCCCACCTCGCCGCGACCGGGCAGCTGC
Proteins encoded in this region:
- a CDS encoding DUF885 domain-containing protein — encoded protein: MTETTASTAPADPSAATTRASTAVDAVADAYFDAVVALSPIAATTFGIPGHDEEIDDFSPAGQEARSHLRQATLQQLDLATPVDDIDRVTVAAMRERLGLAEELHAAGVEAMSLNVLASPLQEIRDVFDLMPQDGDAAWVTIAARLLSVPGAVAGYRESLAAAKARGLVTPVRQVEACLAQVAELVGADGWFARQPTMAVAGGARSTTAEAVRVAAASSAAAYDELGVFLRDELLPAAPASDACGIERYRLVSRHFVGAQVDLEETYRWGQEEVATLDAAMREVADRVRPGASIQEAIGLLNADPAYRLEGKPALRAWMQTTADRAIADLADTHFDIPEPVRTIEGMIAPTDTGGIYYTGPSDDFSRPGRMWWSVPRGETSFGTWKELTTVYHEGVPGHHLQVAQTIYRSALLNRWRRLECWISGHGEGWALYAERLMAELGYLDDPGNRMGWLDGQSLRAARVVIDIGVHCGFEAPAEVGGGDWTYDKAWAYLQAHANQGEAWLRFELDRYLGWPGQAPSYKIGERLWLQLRDEVRTREGDAFDPKAFHRRALDVGSVGLETLREAVLGEI
- a CDS encoding Na+/H+ antiporter; this encodes MEPALVLLALAATVIVVAAGARRFELSAPLVLTGVGILASFVPWVPEIEVGPEVILFGILPPLLYAASIRTSLVDLGENKRVIGLLSVGLVVFTAFGVALVSWRLLDVPFAAALALGGIVAPPDAVAATAVARRIGLPRRIVTILEGESLFNDATALVTVRAAILGIAGSVSLAEVGGDFLVAAVGGIAIGLVVAYALAWVRRRITDTTTDVALSFMIPWIAYLPAESVHASGVLAVVVAGILLGHKAPLVQTAQSRTAERLNWTTIQYLLENAVFLLIGLQSHAIIVAVADSTLGLGRSVLLALLVLVTVMLLRPVWILSVSVLLRLTSTGARRGSFKAGLILSWAGMRGVVTLAAAFLLPSTTPHRELLVFIALVVTVGTLSIQGLTLPLLARALGVYGPDPREDALQAATVIQKAVARGQAALDECIDPTTPDEIVDQLRTQGRRRTDLAWERLGVDREDEPSPNETYRRLRRTMLVAEREEVLDLRGTGTIDHEVLDEVMRSLDLEESMLAGSEARDERLQDRTILTPEPQRGDCEHLAQATSRVGPKHPDRCEDCLREGLQPVHLRMCLACGNVACCDSSIGRHAERHFHQEGHPVMRSIEPGEAWRWCYADELLG
- a CDS encoding long-chain fatty acid--CoA ligase; translation: MTNLATNLTTTAQEHGDRPAVRLDDTTLTYTQLQDAARRVTALLVDRGIEPGDRVGLVLPNVPGYPIAFYGALATGAVVVPMNPLLKAREVQYYLEDSGAKLIFAWEDMATEAAAAAQTVGIECITVGLHQFTELLADWEPDERMVERDDEDTVVLLYTSGTTGQPKGAELTHANMRSNAAVTRDTLVELTPDDVVMGCLPLFHCFGLTCGLNAAVLAGACLTLIPRFDAGKALEVVGRDRVTVFEGVPTMYAGMLHSDGASTADMASLRTCISGGSAMPVEVMRRFEEAFGCIVLEGYGLSETSPVASFNRPDIERRPGSIGVPVRGVEMKLIDDDGNDVTGGTPESVGEIAIKGENVMRGYWGREEATAEAIVDGWFRSGDMARTDEDGYFYIVDRKKDLIIRGGYNVYPREVEEAIYEHESVAEVAVVGVPHDSLGEEVAAAVTLKEGHQVTPDEIKAFAKERLAAYKYPRHVWLVDALPKGPTGKILRREVSAPASETPSDAPSGTTV
- a CDS encoding alpha/beta fold hydrolase — its product is MSAATRDERAGATDQDPDDDGAVSAALSTPLDMLLTDAASSPVRRFVPGLSALKLGAGLVRHPRAVAKRSLTLGTELARIGRGASRLAPTAKDRRFAEEAWSRNPLFKRGMQSYLAVGEAARGLVQDAGLGWTDREKMGFIVDNLVEAAAPTNNPLLNPKVLKRTLDTGGGNLLEGSRRLVRDFATPPRVPSMVEADAFSVGDDLAVTPGQVVLRTSVFELIQYTPSTPMVHQVPLLIVPPTINKYYIIDLAPQRSLVEHLVASGQQVFCISWRNPDVRHADWGLDTFGEAILEAMTACEEITKQDRTSVLGICSGGMISSMLLAHLAATGQLHRVAAFSLMVTVIDQERAGVTSALLSHKTAAAGVQASKDKGYLDGRALAEVFAWLRPNDLIWNYWVNNYLMGHAPKPFDILYWNADPVRMTAAMHRDFMDLALRNALVHPDAATMLGTPVDLGRIEVDAYVVAGIADHLCKWESCYATTQLFGGTTKFILSTSGHIAAMVNPPGNPKASYQTATDNPSTPQAWLEGATKVKGTWWDDYAAWLADRAGGERRRPRKLGNATHEPLCAAPGTYVHDR